AAAAGAGGCAATAGGCGATGGCCTCGCGGAAAGGGGAAAAAGAGATAATTGTTAATGCTAATGTAATCCTGCGATATCTACTTAAAGACCACAGGAAGCTGTATAAAGAGGCTGAGGAGTTATTTAATAAGATACTCTCCGGAGAACTAAAAGTTTTTATCCCACAGGTAGTGATAGCCGAAATTGTTTATGTTCTTCAAGAAAGTATATAAAGTTGATAGACCTACTATATCACAGGTACTTATAGACATACTGGAACTTAGGAATGTGAAAATTGAAGATAATGAGCTCCTTATAGAGGCTCTAAAGATATACTCTAATAAGAACTTAGACTTTGTAGATTGCCTTCTTTGTGCGTATTCTAAGAAATACAAAGTTGTGTCCTTTGATAAGGGAGTAAAGAAGTGTACAAATGCCTTAACTATAGAATGATTGCTTTAAGCCTTTGATTTTCAATATGTTTATAAAGGTATATTTACCAATCTATTGATTTTCAAATATCAAACTTCTTTGTCCAAGAAGTTTGGAAAAATAAATCAAAAGGAGGAGGTAGAAAAATGCTAAG
This is a stretch of genomic DNA from Aquifex aeolicus VF5. It encodes these proteins:
- a CDS encoding PIN domain-containing protein, with the protein product MASRKGEKEIIVNANVILRYLLKDHRKLYKEAEELFNKILSGELKVFIPQVVIAEIVYVLQESI
- a CDS encoding PIN domain-containing protein, which encodes MFFKKVYKVDRPTISQVLIDILELRNVKIEDNELLIEALKIYSNKNLDFVDCLLCAYSKKYKVVSFDKGVKKCTNALTIE